One stretch of Halichoerus grypus chromosome 10, mHalGry1.hap1.1, whole genome shotgun sequence DNA includes these proteins:
- the MTHFD2 gene encoding bifunctional methylenetetrahydrofolate dehydrogenase/cyclohydrolase, mitochondrial, translated as MAAVSVVSTLATRLLRPAQSCRLRHRPFHVSVVRNEAVVISGRKLAQQIKREVWQEVEEWVASGNKRPHLSVVLVGENPASHSYVLNKTRAAAEVGINSETIVKPASISEEELLNLINKLNNDDNVDGLLVQLPLPEHIDERKICNAVSPDKDVDGFHVINVGRMCLDQYSMLPATPWGVWEIIKRTGIPTLGKNVVVAGRSKNVGMPIAMLLHTDGAHERPGGDATVTISHRYTPKEQLKKHTVLADIVVSAAGIPNLITADMIKEGAAVIDVGINRVQDPITAKPKLVGDVDFEGVKKKAGYITPVPGGVGPMTVAMLMKNTIIAAKKVLRLEEREVLKPKERGVATN; from the exons ATGGCTGCTGTTTCCGTCGTGTCCACGTTGGCCACCCGGCTGCTCCGGCCCGCGCAGAGCTGCCGCCTCCGTCATCGCCCCTTCCACGTCTCGGTAGTTCG AAATGAAGCCGTTGTCATTTCTGGAAGGAAGCTGGCCCAGCAGATCAAGCGGGAAGTGTGGCAGGAGGTGGAAGAATGGGTGGCTTCGGGCAACAAGCGGCCACACCTGAGTGTGGTTCTGGTGGGCGAGAATCCTGCAAGTCACTCCTACGTCCTCAACAAAACCCGGGCCGCTGCAGAAGTGG GAATCAACAGTGAGACAATTGTGAAACCAGCTTCAATTTCAGAGGAAGAACTGTTGAATTTAATCAATAAActaaataatgatgataatgtaGATGGCCTCCTTGTTCAGCTGCCTCTTCCAG AGCACATCGACGAGCGAAAGATCTGCAACGCTGTTTCCCCAGACAAGGATGTTGATGGCTTTCATGTCATTAACGTAGGGCGAATGTGTCTGGACCAGTACTCCATGTTACCGGCTACCCCGTGGGGTGTCTGGGAAATAATTAAGCGAACTG GCATTCCAACCCTAGGGAAGAATGTGGTTGTGGCTGGGAGGTCAAAAAATGTTGGAATGCCCATTGCCATGCTGCTCCACACAGATGGGGCGCACGAACGTCCTGGAG GTGACGCCACTGTGACAATATCTCATCGATACACCCCCAAAGAGCAACTGAAGAAGCACACGGTTCTTGCAGACATTGTGGTCTCTGCTGCAG GCATTCCAAATCTGATCACAGCAGATATGATCAAGGAGGGAGCTGCAGTCATCGATGTGGGAATAAATAGAGTTCAAGATCCCATCACTGCTAAACCCAAGTTAGTTGGAGATGTGGACTTTGAAG GAGTCAAAAAGAAAGCCGGTTACATCACTCCAGTCCCTGGGGGTGTTGGTCCCATGACAGTGGCAATGCTGATGAAGAATACCATTATTGCCGCAAAAAAGGTGCTGAGGCTTGAAGAGCGGGAAGTATTGAAGCCTAAGGAGCGTGGAGTAGCAACCAATTAA